The Candidatus Desulfatibia profunda nucleotide sequence CCCCGGAACATGAGAAGATGAATTCCGGGGGCAGGATCCTGTATGACACTGAATGCGGTATCCATGATATGCGCTGCGTGCCCCAAAAAAGTAGAATCAATTATCTTCCAATTTGTTTTCAGCTCAGCAGCAGCACAAGGCCGCTGATAAGCAGACCAACAATAAACGACATGTAGGCCAGGCGAACAAAGCGGTATTTCTTGGTCGCCAGAAACATGCCCAGGGTGTACAATTCGCGTACCATGGCCTGATAGGTTCGGCTGGGATCGTTCAATACAGCTTCTGAGGTTGAAGATCCCGTTACCCCGCTTGTGAAATATCCGGGTTAGGACGGCAAATGCGCGCCTATTACGGCTTCAGGGCCGCTTTCTTTTGCCCATCTTCTTGATAATCTGCTCGGCTGCCTGCCTGCCGGTATTGAAGCTGACTTCAAGGCCCGACCAGTACAAGCCATCCCCTGCAAAATAAAGATTGTGCAATTCGTCTTTCAGCGCTTTCCGGGCGGTATGCTGTTTAAAAAGCAAACCGGGCTGAAGTTGAACCGCACCGTATTGCCATCGATATACTCTGGAGAATATCAGCCGGCTCGAAAAGGTAGGATAAAGAAAATCTATTTCTTTTAAAACTTCGGTAATAATCACATTGTTGGGCTCGTGAAACAGGCGGCGGCTTGCCTGTTCGCAAAGGATGGCCGTTATCAGCTCTTTGCCTTCCGGAACTCGGAAGGGACCTTTGTGGCGGTCGAAAATGATATTTCCAAGCACCCGGAAATCTTTCCGCAACAGGCTGATAATCATAGATGTTTCAGAGTACTGCTGGTCCACGGCCAGGGCCGTAACAATGGACGGCGCATAGCTGGTGGCTAAAAAACATTCTTTCAGTTCTCCCGGCAGATCGTCAAACAGTTCGGGTACGATTGGTGATGGTACCGCAAAAATGACGGCGTCGAAGATGTGCGTTCCGGGATTTTCGCTACCGGTTTGAATTTCATAAGGGCCTTCGCGAGCCTGGCGGTGAATGTTGATAACCGGAGTATTCAGTCTGATATCCATTCCTCTGGCCAAGCGTTCGGGCAGCACGCCCATGCCTTTGTCCAGGGCAAAGATTTTAAAACGATGCAGATGTTTTATGCCGGCCAGAAAAGCAATTTTGGAATTATTCTCGGGTGTTCCTAAATACATTTCACTGAAAA carries:
- a CDS encoding FAD-dependent oxidoreductase; amino-acid sequence: MKLNPVSSRIAIIGAGISGLAAAYQLIKAGYDPVIFEKESFVGGRMSSKNLDGFIIDKAAYTIPKTHKNLKRFLKEMEMKKSLVPTPGTYSTFSAGKEHKINIGSSKQFFKSELFSLKSKKEIIKLFIYARSLGSTLNLARPRKKTFKLEQVSAAAYLAEHYDKEILEFVAYPLFSEMYLGTPENNSKIAFLAGIKHLHRFKIFALDKGMGVLPERLARGMDIRLNTPVINIHRQAREGPYEIQTGSENPGTHIFDAVIFAVPSPIVPELFDDLPGELKECFLATSYAPSIVTALAVDQQYSETSMIISLLRKDFRVLGNIIFDRHKGPFRVPEGKELITAILCEQASRRLFHEPNNVIITEVLKEIDFLYPTFSSRLIFSRVYRWQYGAVQLQPGLLFKQHTARKALKDELHNLYFAGDGLYWSGLEVSFNTGRQAAEQIIKKMGKRKRP